The DNA sequence ATGGGTGGCGGCGGTCTCTTTGTTGGGACTAGTTTTGGGAGCTGCCTATTATTTGAGGACCTATCGTCAGATGTTCTTCGGGAAATTTGACCCAAACCACACCAGTTCTTGGGAAAATGCTTTGGTTGATCTGAATGCTCGTGAATATCTCATGCTAATTCCTCTTTCCTTGCTCGTAATTGCCTTTGGGCTGTTTCCGATGCTTATTTTGAGCTGGGTTGATAGCGCAATGGGGGCGCTTATGGGTTAGTTAGAGAGATTTCGTCTGCTTTATGCGCAAATGAAAAAGGTGTTGGTGTAAAATAAAGGGGATCATTTGTAAAATGATCCCCTTTATTAATGATTTTTATAAAAAATCTCGTGTTTAATTGTGGTTTTATCAAACTTGTGCCGTATTATTGAGTTGTCATTTCGAAACACAAACAAAAACGAGGTCTACCATCATTATTGTTTAATTCCAAACCTTCGCCCCATGGGTTCCCATTTTCGTATCAATCACCTGAGCTTTGTGGTCCTGATCGAGATTTTCAAACGGAATCAACAATCACAAACAGCCCCCGTCTCTGTTCAAGATTTGAAATCGACACTTTCTGTTAACCCTAATCATATCCAGGCGGCTTGCCAATACCTACTTCGTGAGCAATTGATCGAGCAATCTGCTCACAACCCTACGCAGTTTCATCTAACCAAAGACGGCTGGGAGCAAGGAAAAAGTGCTCGCCAGTATCAAAACCGAAGCTATCAACCGAATTCAACTTTTAGCAATTTTAGCGTAGGAAACACTCCATGATGTAGTGCTATTGCGAACGGGGGTCCAGTTAACGGTCTTTTGGGTCAAACTGGATCCCTATTTTCCTGGAGATAATCTCAAAAACTGCCCCCGGTTTTTCCTCCATGACCAAATGCTTGGCCGGAAGTATGTACACGTCCGTGTCAGTGAATAGCCGAGCAAACCGATCCGCGAGCCGAAAGGACAAGCTTTGGTCAAACCTTCCCCAGATAATGGTCCAGTTCACTTTGCCCTCCGTATGCTTTGCCAGCTTACGAAGGGAGAGTGCTGGACCGCTATACACCGCTAAGGTCCCGAGCAGCAGCTCCCGCTGATGTGCATGTTCGAAATTCCCCCTCAAAAATCTGTGAAGAAATTTGTCGATAAGCCGAAAACGGTAGGCAGTATCCACCATGCCCAAAATGATCGCAGGATGATCACAGAACCATTTCACCACTACATTTCCCAGAGGATTGTGCATCACCCAACGATGGAAAAAGTTGGATTTGATCCCATCAGGAGCTACGAGGATAGCGTTTCGGATGGGATCGTGGAGGGCTTGCTGTAGGCAGAGCGCTACTCGACCTCCCATACTGAAGCCCAATATGATGGGATCAGGTGCCGGAAATGTCCCTCGGATTTTTTTCCAAAGGTCTAGTAGGTAGGACTCATGAAGTGTTGGATGATCGGCTGGCCAATCTGTCCCTCCAAACAAAGGCAGGTCCACTGCGAGGATGGTCAGGTCCTTCACGGCATGGGGAAATAGATGCCGAAAGGTACGTCCCGTCTGAAGGTATCCATGAAAACAAACCAATAGTTTGGGACCATTTCCAAGCTTCCATCCGCGGACTTGATGTTCACCGAATGATAGATCTACGGTTGTCCATACTTGACGATTGGATGGTTGGTGAGAAGGAAATTGGCTATTCATGACGATACCTTTTGAGGAGAAGTTATATATTTCGGGATAATAGTCACGCCCTTATTCTTCTTACGATATGTATCAGACCCGAGACAAAATTCTGGACCTTGCGCAATTGACGGAACGGATTCATGCTTGGCGAGTAACCGGTGAGTCCATTGTCTTCACAAATGGTTGCTTTGATCTGCTGCATTTAGGCCATATCGACTACCTCGAGAAAGCTCGACAGTTGGGAAATCGCCTCGTGGTAGGACTCAATGCAGATCTCTCAGTCCGAAGACTCAAGGGGGAAGCCAGACCTGTCAATGGGCAGACCAGTCGTGCGCGTATGCTTGCCGCTTTGGGCTTCGTGGATGCTGTAACTGTTTTCTACGAAGACACGCCGTACAATCTCATCCAACATGTGGAACCAGATGTACTCGTCAAAGGTGCAGACTATGAAGTGCATGAAATTGTTGGGCACGATATCGTGCAGGCTCGTGGAGGATTTGTCCACCGAATCAAATTCCTTGAGGGATATTCTACTTCCAATCTGATCGAAAAGCTCAAACTGGATATTCCGGCAGCTTTGGAGGATGATGCCCCTACAGGGAACACTCCGCAAACCACCTGACCACCTCGAATCCCTCTGCATATCGGTAGCCAGACTCCATCCCCCGGAATGCCGCCAAATGCTCAAGTCCTTCCAACGAATAGGGGTCTGGCATCTCTCGGAGCTCGTGCCCATAGCAGGAAAATGCCTCCAGCTTGGTGGGCAAATATGGCTCAATTCCTACGTAAAAATTGGGCGCGAAAGGTTGCTGATTCCAGGTCGCAACCGCTGGAATTTCACAGGCTAATACGCTGACTCTGCGACTACGGGGCCTTGAGACGATATTCACGGCTTCGCGGACGATTCTGTGATCGCGATTGAGATCTTTGTCGCTGTGGGTGATGATCAGATCTGGGGCATCCAATTCCTGATGGATGGCATGGGCAATCTCAGCAACTGGATACGTTTCAAATCGCTGATCTTGAAAATTGAGCTTGGCTCGATGCTGAAGCCCCAGCTTGTCGCAGGCTTGATCCCACGCGGGTCCGTTATCGTCAATTTGGCTTCGTAGCGTAACCACCGCATCGGATACGATGATCAATCTCACTTCATGGCCGCGGGAGAGCAGATAGCGGACAGTACCGCCTGCTCCGAGCGTCTCGTCATCGGCATGTGCGAGGATAAGTTGAACTTGCATGGGGTGGGAAATTCAGGCGTTTGCAAGGTGCGAATCTTGGGGTAGATACAAAAAAATTAGGGGACTCAAGTACCATGTACGAGTCAACCCTAACCCTTGCTCATTCTTTACTTTAACCTGTTGATACAAATGTAAATACGGATTTCGGTTTTTCTGGCGGATGGTGTGCGAACGGTCGGTTTGTAGGCTCAAATGGATGTTTCGAAATCCGTTATGTAATTCCTTCCCGATAAACCCACAAAATCGTCCATTCAGACATTCTGAAGCAGAGAATTTGTTTCATCCGCATGATGAAGACTCGCACTTCGCGTATATTGCTACCGATAAAACCGCCCAAATCTCATGGAGACAAAAGCTTCGAAAACCGATATTTCGTCAAAAGACATGCTCACTGCCCGCCTTGCAGCCAATAAGATGGCCACACGGGATTTCGATGAGTGGTGTATTCGACAACTCCCCGAATTGCCCATGCCCGCCAAGGTGATGGACATCGGCTGTGGAACCGGCAAACAGCTCAATCTGTTTGGGCCGCTTCTGTCCCCCAAATCTACGTTGATGGGGATGGATCTATCCGAAGCCAGTATTCAGACCGCCAAGGATTCCTATCGCGGAGCTGCACAGCTTGCTGCCGAGGTGGGGAGTTTCGATGAGCTGGATAGCATGAATCTCCCAGATGGCGAATGGGACTTGATCTATGCTGTCTACGCGATGTACTACACCCAGGACCTTCCCAAGCTGATTCGTGAGGTCCATAGGCTACTCAAGCCGGGCGGTATCTGCTGGGTGATTGCTCCGTATTTTGGTACCAATGACGAATTCCTCCGAATTCTGAGGCCCTTGCACGAGGTTGAGGATTTCATGGATTATGTGTTTGATCGCTTTCATCAGGAGGTGATCGCAGAAGGCGAATCAGTGGGATTCTCGAGCTTGAAGACCTCTCATCTCCGCAATGAGGTCAGATTTCCGCATCCAGAGGCCTTCATGAAATATCTCCGGAATTCGCTCTTCTATCGAGCGGGGCATGATGACGCGATCGCCCGTGAAGTTCAGGCGGTATGCGATGCCCAAGGATATTTTGGGGTGAGCAAGCGCATCATTTCGATTCAACTCAGAAAGTAGATTTCGAGCCTTTGGGTGTGCTCTCGGCGATCGGAGAAGAGGTTGTCGCTCGGTAGTATAACGCCGGGTTCGGGCTGTTCCAAGAGTCAGCGAAGCCTGTCCCCGGCTCCGATCGGGGGCTTCTGTCCTCGGAATCCTTGATGGAGCCTGAGTTCAAGGACTGTGACTTAGGCTGCTCTTCAATAGATCGGGGGCCTCGGACCTTGTCAGAAGGCTCGTCGTTCCCTTCTCTCATGCCTCCTCAAGCAGCCGCACCAGATCTGGAGTATTCTCCATGTGCGGATGGCTTTGCCGCGGCGTAAAGGGCCTGAAAGGTGAGGCTTTGCCGAAGTCCCGTAGCCTCAAGCGGAGGGACCGAGCCTTTGGCGAGCCTGCAAGGGCCTGACCCGGCGACTCAGATGCCCTGCGGATGCACGATGTCCAGCACGCCGGGATACGCCCAAACAATCATTCCCCTCCCAATCTTCCATCAAAATCAAGCGGCCGCCTCCATCTGGAAGCGGCCGCTTATAGGTTTTATGTGGTCAGGAAATCGACTAGCGACGTCCGCCTTTCTTCTTGCCACGCTCTTGGGCACGACGCTCTGCACGGCTCATTTTGCGTTCAGCCTGTTGTTCGCCTCCGCTTGGGCCAGCCATCACGCGACGCTCTTG is a window from the Pontibacter sp. G13 genome containing:
- a CDS encoding alpha/beta hydrolase, whose translation is MNSQFPSHQPSNRQVWTTVDLSFGEHQVRGWKLGNGPKLLVCFHGYLQTGRTFRHLFPHAVKDLTILAVDLPLFGGTDWPADHPTLHESYLLDLWKKIRGTFPAPDPIILGFSMGGRVALCLQQALHDPIRNAILVAPDGIKSNFFHRWVMHNPLGNVVVKWFCDHPAIILGMVDTAYRFRLIDKFLHRFLRGNFEHAHQRELLLGTLAVYSGPALSLRKLAKHTEGKVNWTIIWGRFDQSLSFRLADRFARLFTDTDVYILPAKHLVMEEKPGAVFEIISRKIGIQFDPKDR
- the rfaE2 gene encoding D-glycero-beta-D-manno-heptose 1-phosphate adenylyltransferase, giving the protein MYQTRDKILDLAQLTERIHAWRVTGESIVFTNGCFDLLHLGHIDYLEKARQLGNRLVVGLNADLSVRRLKGEARPVNGQTSRARMLAALGFVDAVTVFYEDTPYNLIQHVEPDVLVKGADYEVHEIVGHDIVQARGGFVHRIKFLEGYSTSNLIEKLKLDIPAALEDDAPTGNTPQTT
- a CDS encoding PIG-L family deacetylase, which encodes MQVQLILAHADDETLGAGGTVRYLLSRGHEVRLIIVSDAVVTLRSQIDDNGPAWDQACDKLGLQHRAKLNFQDQRFETYPVAEIAHAIHQELDAPDLIITHSDKDLNRDHRIVREAVNIVSRPRSRRVSVLACEIPAVATWNQQPFAPNFYVGIEPYLPTKLEAFSCYGHELREMPDPYSLEGLEHLAAFRGMESGYRYAEGFEVVRWFAECSL
- a CDS encoding class I SAM-dependent methyltransferase, producing METKASKTDISSKDMLTARLAANKMATRDFDEWCIRQLPELPMPAKVMDIGCGTGKQLNLFGPLLSPKSTLMGMDLSEASIQTAKDSYRGAAQLAAEVGSFDELDSMNLPDGEWDLIYAVYAMYYTQDLPKLIREVHRLLKPGGICWVIAPYFGTNDEFLRILRPLHEVEDFMDYVFDRFHQEVIAEGESVGFSSLKTSHLRNEVRFPHPEAFMKYLRNSLFYRAGHDDAIAREVQAVCDAQGYFGVSKRIISIQLRK